A window from Rhizosphaericola mali encodes these proteins:
- a CDS encoding Imm26 family immunity protein: protein MAIRKEGAFIEILLPNGMFSYGRILAKASFAFYNIYSENKILDLEFIKNAEIIFINSVYKYAISKNRWIIIGIIELEPNLRVLPMEFIQDTFNYNQIELYDPNTGEIKQSQKSECLGLERAAVWEPEHIEDRIIDYFEGRLNVWYESLKIKD, encoded by the coding sequence ATGGCAATTAGGAAAGAAGGTGCTTTTATAGAAATTTTATTACCTAATGGAATGTTTTCATATGGTAGAATCTTAGCTAAAGCAAGTTTTGCATTTTATAATATTTATTCAGAAAATAAAATATTGGATTTAGAATTCATTAAAAACGCTGAGATTATTTTTATAAATTCCGTATATAAATATGCTATATCAAAAAATCGCTGGATAATTATTGGAATAATTGAACTTGAACCAAATTTAAGAGTATTGCCAATGGAGTTTATCCAAGATACATTTAATTATAATCAAATTGAACTCTACGATCCAAATACTGGAGAAATTAAACAGTCTCAAAAATCTGAATGTTTGGGGCTAGAACGTGCAGCAGTATGGGAACCCGAGCATATCGAAGATCGAATTATTGATTATTTTGAAGGACGTTTAAATGTTTGGTATGAATCCTTAAAAATTAAAGATTAA